The Epinephelus fuscoguttatus linkage group LG19, E.fuscoguttatus.final_Chr_v1 genome contains the following window.
GATGCCTCACCCTCATCTGGAAACACTTTCCCAGTGGATCCAGAGGTATGCCTCTTGGGCAACCTCTTAAATTCTAATATCAGACATAACTATTCCATCATACAGAAATCCTTTTGGCTGTTGCCAAAGAATGTATTGCAATGAGGTGGAAGTCAGATCTGCCATCACCTGTTGGATTGTGGCTCCTAGAAGTGAACAGCTGCATAGAGAAAATAACTTGATATTCTATTTCTAACAACTCCATCTCTCAAAGGCACAATATCTGTTATGTATTTGACTCAACTCTCATCTTTACAGTCAACATCTCTTGATGTATTGAGAGGCGTGGAAGGTGGATCTGAATTTACAATATACAGATGCTGAGTGGTCAGATATATTCTCGAGAATACACACCTCAGGCACGGCCTGATTCAATTCAAGGTGGGACACAGACTTCATCTCTCTAAAGTCAAAATCTCAAAAATGTACCCCATGGGGAAGACTCTTGCGTTGTGATAGATGTAAAAGTTCCCCTGCAACACTAGCTCATACATTCTGTTCCTGCCCAGGTCTCTCTTAGTTTACTGGTTCTCCATTCTGAAGCCCTTTCCAAAATACTCCAAATCCTCTCACGGCATTTCTTGGTATTCAGTGTGAAAACAGTCACCTTCCTAGGGAACAATAAAATTGTATTGCTTATGTCAGCCTTTGAGCCAGAAGACGTATATTATCTAAATGGAAGCAGGCGACCATGGGGTCAGAGATACGTTGCAATTTTTGGAGCTTGAAAAGATATGGTTTGCTTTACAAGGACTTGAGGACAGTTTTAATAGTGAATGGCAACCTTTTATTACATATCTGcttgatcagctgtgaggctgTTGTACTGTTGGTTCTCaacatctgctgcagagccttAAATCGCAGGCATGCGTGTgtgcacatatacacaaactTTGTCCGTTATGTTGTTCCCTTTTTTATGGGGGCACATTATTATTTGAAGTTggattttatgtattttatctgACTGTTTGCTCCCAGGGGGTGTATACATGTTTTCTACAATGtggacacaaataaataaagtgggAAAAACAAAACCCCATTTGATATGATGAATGTGTACACACACCTCCAACCTCATGAACAAACCTCCGCCCATTGGGTCTTGGGTTGTTGGAGTAGCAGGTGGTGGCCTCCATCAGTCAGCCCCCTCTCCAGGGTCTGGGGGCCACTGAAGAAGCGGAAACCTCTgctatttcatttcatttttaatttatcgaatttaatttaaggagaagacagaggagagatggaggtggagtggggtttgggagagagcgatttttaaaaaaaaatgtatttcttcgtttttatttatttatttttctgtctcccTTTTCCTAATTTAAGTTTGCTTAATCTATTTGTACCCATGGCTCTTCCCACCATCAACATACACAATACCAATATGCCTGTGTTTGTCATTAGTGTTGATTATTATCTTACACCTGTCTTGTCTGCCACATAGTGCTGTCCCTGTCATGTCTTTCACTTGTTTTGTTCCTCAAATCACCTAATTAAAAAAGGATGGTTGGtgttttcatacattttggTTTGTACATGTAATATTTGGCCATAATGATAATTGTGTCAGTCCACAGATTTTCTCTTCTTGTTTTCATAATAACTACTCCACACATTACATCCACATTTTTCATCTGTTTGTTCTACCAAAATAAACCTACACCTGCGTCAGTAACAGCGTCATCATCACCTTACAAACATGGCCGTTCGCTTCGTCTACATCAGAACCTCGTTCGTCACTGACGGAGAAAACCGAACGTTCCCGAGCAGCCGACCGTCAGTCTGGCATGTAAACAAGGTCagacactgcagcagcacagtcCAAACACTTCCTCCACACACGGACGGCTGTTTGCTTTCacagcaggagaagaagaagaaaacttcTTAACCACACCTGTGAGGAGAAAGGTGAGCTCGTGCGTCATTACTCGTGCGCGTTATTATCTACCGtgtgttatttgttgttgtgCAGGACGCAGTGCAGTTGTGACGTTATcagtataaatgtgtaaaacatGTTATTGTGTTGCATGCACAGCTGCAGATGCACCAGTTTGCAACGTTTTAAAAAAGAGTCTGACTGCAGCTATAATCCAGATTTGCCGCAAAGTCACGAGACAAGTGTGTGTTTACCTCCTGCGCAGTCAGCTGGCCTCTAACTGGGTCGCtctcacactgcaaaaactgcatAGTCATGTTTTCCCACGACATTGGAAAACCTTTGTAATGGTGCATCTCCTTTTTCATTCGCCCTGGGGCTTGATTTCACTCTCTGCAATTCCAATATCTTCCATTTACTTATGCAAAAATGCAGTTTAGTGCATTTTGGCCCACTGCATATATTAACCACGTTCAAAATCGAGGCTGATCTGATGTGctgcaattttattttaattaacctGCATAACTTTTCATAGCAGGACTGTGTTTTATAAGACTGCAGATTATCACTAGTTCCACAGAAGTAAATGGGGTCAAGTGACATGCTCAGCGCAGAAAGGCTTTATTTATGCATCCAATCACCCACATCATCCTGAAATCCTGCTCAAACTGGTCATCCCAACGGCTCCAGTGCCAAGCAGACACTGCAGACTGAGCTCATGCATCTTTCTGCAGATGACGATGGTGAGAAAGTGGGTGAGGGGGACAGAGAAGAGAGTTACTAACCAAGGACACACTCAGACAGGCAGCTGGACGTGTGCAGGCCCAGTCACGTTTCCATTCTGCTCCAGTTAATGATCACTGATGTGTTCTGTGGACTCTGATACGACCTCCTGATGGACCTGTTCATGTCTCACCGGAGATAATTTGACTTTATTAACTTTATTACTTAATGTCTGCTGAAGTCAAGGACATGACATCCCTCACTTTTAATAATTTGTTGTGATCACACTCGGGCGTTATGTATTTGTGCCATGTGAACTTTCCATCACGTGTCTAATGatttacagcacacaacatGCTGGTGTTATGGAGATAAACATTAGCAGTGATCCAGTTTAAAGGCTGAGTGATGCGACAGATCTCACCAGAGAGTCGACTAATGTGGTGGAAGAAGTGCTCAGATTCTTACGTAACACTTGAAATAACATCTAAAAAATACTACAAATATAATGTTACTGAAGTAGAAGTGTAGAAGTATTATCAGCACTATGCAGAATGGCTACTTTCCAAGTGTTATTATTATTCGTAGtattatatttttctgtttttaacacCAATGAATACATGAAAGGCAAAGCAaggtatatttatttatatcacaCATTCATACCCAAGGTGTTGTACATATTTGTATGGTCAATCCAAAGTTCATTATAGCCCAGTCACAAAGCATGCCTCAAAGGACTGTGCCAGTCATTTCCGTTCAAGTTCAGTTTTATCTGTAAagtatctgtatatgacaagtaataatttgcctcagagagctttacaacatatgacatccctctgtagGTATAggagcattttaatgttgtagttcATCAGTGTGGAGCCAATTTTACTGGGTTTATCAGGTGTAAACTATATCATATAGGCATatcatgtggttgtttttttaatgtaataaacatggatggattactgaacaggcctactgggcaaaggtccaggggcccaaagtgtcaagACCACTATCTGCGATATGACATTGGAATTAACATGTACCAACCAGGAGttaacaaaaaagacaacatagagatgcaaagaaagtgcaaagagacacaaagtaactACATAagggcaaaacaaacacaaagacacaaaatgccaaaaatgacctcaaagaaacacaaaatatgtatgaaaagggacaaaacaaccaaaaagagacacaaaattacctaaaCACCCAGAAAATACCTTATAGCAACACAAATTGACCAAAAAGGACAAAATTACCCATAAACCCAtgaaatgacctcaaagagccTCAGAAggactacaaagtgacacaaaataatttaaaaaagaggcaaaacagttaaaaagagacacaaaaatttAACAGAAAAAACTGCATAGAGACTCAGAACAACTACAAAAGAGGCAGTGCAATTACAAatggacacaaaataaccaaaaaagacactgaGGGTGCTTTAActcctgccctgtttggttcagttcaatcgaactcaagttcatctgccccctaagtgcagttcatttgggcaggtgtgaacacagcaatcacactcaggtgtgcaccaaaacaagcagactgagaccttcttgaagaggtggtctcagtccagttacaaacaaactctggtgcagttcatttgtggtgagaacgtgtttcgACGttgatccgaaccaactgcagtcacatgacacattgtttgggttaaacatgagcatgttacagtcctggaggattattaatgtgcacctcctcctgtactgccttaatatgcacattcagcacatccaatgcatcaaaacattgttttctagttggagccgcgcctcgttttcaaactgtatggtttgactaaaatgaacaatgacagcaatatagtccacgatgagcagcgctaaaatcagcctgcgtagttgtccctccattgtgacattagaaagtgtcacagttatcttgcaagtgtactcttcttcaacgtttgctttacttcctggatttttcccgcatggaaattctgaccaatcaagagcagctttgtCACACAAggtatttgatctggtccgcttgtaaatgctgccatgagaacacgaaccTACTCTAGGCAATTACACAACTTTGttacaaaattagtccctgattcagaccaaagcaagacaactctaggtctgaaagcaccctaaaggCAGAAGAAACTGCAAAAGGGAGCACAACAaccaaagagagacacaaaatgactacaacaatgaaaaaaaagcaaacaccacaaagtctgtctgtgtgttttcagtcctATGCAGGAGAGGTgttggggccttttgcatgtctgtgcccagggccccattgtctcataatccgcccatggtaATAAGCTGTAACTAGACATGTGGAGTGAAGTAAATAGGACAATATGTCCCCCTGAAATGTCGAGTCGAAGTATAACGTAGCATTAAATGGAAATGCTCAAGTACAAgtttattaaaattatatttaagtacagtacttgagtaaatgcacttaTTTATATTCAATCACTGCTGATCTTTGCTATAGCAGTGTAACTTTTACTGTCCAGTGTCGAAGTGTCGAAACTGCTAACAAGAACAAATAATGGAGTTTGTCTAGACTAACATGTATTTGTGCTTATTCACCGTAGAACTCTACAGACCAGCCAAGATGATGCAGTGTTTTCACTTCATGGTGGAGCCGGCCAAAAACTTAACGGCCAAGATAAAGGTAACACTTATGTGCACTCTCAAAATCATAATAAACCCTAAACATTGCGTGTTTAATGTGCAAACCTGTTTTTTTGGGTCACCTTGATACTTAAACATATGGTTGACATGACGAAACTTTAAAGCACCATGTGACTGCACACATTTCTCCTTTCCTGGTTTAATTAAACAAAAGCGAGCTGCTGTGAGAGTCTGGCAGGAAGGGCTGTCTTTCTTTTCTGCTGACAGCAACGGAGCCACGATGTGAATTTTAATCAGCCTGAGTGAACCTCTCCTTTCTAATCTGACCTTATTACTCTCTCAGGCACTTGTAAAGCAGCACTAAGTGTCCtccaaatgtctttttttgctGAGAACTCTTTCCTTTCCAGACACTTTCCCACAGAAAAtcctttaatttttaattgtctCGCAGGAATCTCACAAGAGAGCGAAGAATGGGAAGAGGGAGCCTCTGGACGAGGATCAGTTGTTTGTTGTGGATCTGGCAAGAGATCTGAGCCGAGTGTGCCAGGTAACAACTCACTCACGAAACCACAAATTATTTAATCAGACCTCTAAAGAAAGTGCTCGTCTttacctctctgtctgcctctcacCAACCCCATGTTTCCCTCTGTCGTCTCACTGCTCTGCATCTGTAGCGGTCAGCAGTCTTAGAGCACATCTGGAACCTCGATGACACCTGGCCGACGGCTCTGTGCAGGATGATCATCCTACAGTGGGCCTCCATGTTAGAGAGCAAGGTGCTTATCTGAGAAACTCATCCATTTACAGAAGAGAGTTCATGGACAGAATATAACTATAGTTACATACATATTTGTACAGCAGGATGCCCATTTCTACCaatgtcatgaaaaaaggtccTAGAAGTCATTATTCaaaataatgatatatatagATCTTAGAAGTAAAAGTTATAGAAGATATAGAAGTaaaggttattattattattattattattattattctcaaagtaataaaatcttattttttgacactaagtcattatttttaagAGACCTAGTAATTATTTGGGGtattaagtcttttttttttttactttattttgcaAAGTCTTAATTTTGAGAACAGTTCTCATTATTTCGAGATACTAAATCAGTATTTTGCGACACTAAGTCATTTTTTGAGGTATTAAGTCATCATTTTGAGATGCTATGTCAGCAATTTGCTCTACTAAGTCATGATTTGCGTTACTAAGTAATTATTGTGCAAACATCAGGTCTTAAATTTGTTAAaatttctcattattttcagaCACTAAGTCAGTATTTTGCAACCCCaagtaattattttgagatactaagtcatctTTTTGCGATACTAAGTGTAGGATTCACcttaagtcattattttcagatactaagtcattattttgatgtACTTAGTAATTATTTGAggtattaagtcattattttactTCACTAagccattattttgagatactgaaTTAATATGTTGttataccaagtcattattttaagacacTAAGTCCTCATTTTGAGATACTATGTAATCATTTGACTCTACTAAGTGATTATTTCAAGATATAGGTCATAAATTTGCgacactaagtcattatttcaagacattgtcattattttgagataccgAATGAatgttttgagatactaagtcattattttgctACACCAAGTCATTATTGTCAGATACCAAGTATTTTTTCTCTTGTACTGGCAGTAATGGGCTTCCATAGCGATGTTTTACCACTGAAggttttaatgtttgtgtgtgcagaagAGGCCCATGCAGACAGATGGCTGGCCAGAGATGGATGAGGTCAAACAGCCTGATATATTTAATGAGCAGGACCTGCTGCAGGCCAAAAATGTGATCCTCAGCTGGGTCAAGGACCTGAGAGCTCAGCCTGAGGTGGGGAGTTTAAATATACCATTAACATTTCATGCCCACCTCACTGTGTTTACTCAGTAGACACCTTTTATTCACACTGATCCCCTCACAGCAAAGTGTGTGGCCTGGCGAACCTGTGGCAAAGGTTCTGGAGGACATGCAGTCAGCCTGGCGCTGGGGCCGCGCACCCAACCTGCTGACTGCCATGGAGCTAGTTTTTCTGACGTTATTGGTGCAGCGCCCAGATAAGGTAAAACAATTCACAGAGTATGCTTAAGTTGTTGTGTGTTATGTGAATGTTGCAGGTGTAATACAAAGCTTTTTGGTGTGTCCTTGCAGGATACCATCCCGCAGCAGTGGCTCATGTGGAAGCAGAAGACTCAAAAGATTGGTTAGTAAATTAAACCTGAGTAAAACTGAATTTCATTGTTAAATTGGACTTTATTTCCTTATGACTCTTTTATTATCTCCATCCAGGTGCCATATCCTACATTCCTCAGCCAGGTGAGTGACACTCTATATGTACATGCATTTAAAACCAGTACATACACCTGCTTCACTGGTTTCGAGTTACATTCTGACTGACTGCTTGCTGTTGTAATCAACACTGTAGTGCTCTTTTTAAGGACAGCCATTGCTTTGGCTAAACATATATATTAAACTGTAGTTTTGCACCATCTGTCCGTACGTTcatgcatccatccattcatccaggCATTCATCCATCAATTTGTCCATCCGTCCCATTTTTATGAATGCGACATATCAAGAGTATcttcagggaatttcctcaaatttggcacaaatgtccactcgTACTCAAttgaattgattagaatttggtggtcaaaggtcaaggtcactgtgactttgcatcCTTCTCATTCTCATAGGCTATATCTCACATATCTCCAGAACACCTGAAGGGAGTTTCTTggaatttgacacaaacatccacttggactgtagaataaagtgattagactttggtgttcaaaggtacaaggtcaaggtcagtgtgcccttgcaaaacatgttttggccatAACCCCAGAATTGatttgctaattatgacaaaatttcacacattttatattcagaaggtcagcttcactctgacatcatagtgttctgcaaaaacattttttaggccattactcaacatcctgactcaggaacagagggggagacatttgatcagatactgaattggtgacactaatcttgggtgtccatcttaaAACTGAGCTGATAGTAGCCTATAGATCTATGCTGTCGAGGGGAAGATCTGTGTGAAGCATGTATGTGTTTCCCAGACGTTGATGTacactgtaagtgcaacttgactggtttgctactctacagtagccctgaacagacaaactaaaaaCCAGCTCTTGATAGAGCTTTTTGCATGTTTGCATCAGCCTCTGTTTCTCCTACACAGTTGgcacactggagaagtttcagttttgcagcctcaccactagatgccactaaactcCGCACACAGGTGTCAGTAGATAGAGGCTGTATAACCAGTATTAAAAGtatctgttttttgttgcagTGTGGGATTGGATCACAGATGCTGCAGGTACAGCATTCATTGTATCAAATGATCAGTCAGTATGATCTTTACCAAACCTGTCTGGTAATTTAAACCATGTTACTTTGGTCTATAGTGGAGGTGACTCTGGATCTGGACACAGCCAACCCTGACCTGCTCATCTCCACTGATGAGAAGAGGATGCGCTGTGGCTTCGAGAGAAAGGATGTCCCCAACTACCACCAGCGCTTTGACGGCTGGTGGTGTGCCGTCGGTGTGGAGGGCTTCACCTCAGGCCGGCactactgggaggtggaggtaGGCGAGCGGGACTGGAGGCTGGGCGTGGCCAAAGAGGCGGCCCTGAGGAAAGGCTTCAAGTCCCTGAACACAGATACAGGTTACCTGAGCCTGCGGCTGGAGAGGGGCACTGAGCTGAAGGCGCTGACCGTTCCCTTCACCTCCCTGCCGCCTGGCCTCATCCCCCGCAAGGTGGGCATCTACCTCGACTACGACCGCGGCCAGCTGTCCTTCTATGACGTGGACAAACACTTGCACATTTACACCTACAACGAGAGCTTCGATGACAAGCTGTTCCCCTTGTTTGGCACCGTGGAGATCATCAAGGATCTGGTGATCAAGTCTCCAGCAGCTAAGAGCCAGTGTCTCTGCCCCACATCCTGCCTCTGGGGTTGAGTTTCCCGCTGTCACCTCTTCCTTTAGAAGCCAGTAGATATCATAATAAAGTATAACAAATGGTTATATCCTAATCACTGGGAGGAATCAGAGATCCTGATGTAAAAGACCATCATTTTGCTATTGAATAGCTCCACTGTATGACCACTCTCTatcctgctgttgctgctgctcctgctttAATGTGATCGTTGCATCCACCTCCTCACTGTAGAGTAACAGTGCTACTCTTCGCTCATAATGTATTTTCATATATTTGAAAGGAAACCTATAGTGTTAGTCATGTATTGTGCAATATTAACCCTGCAGTAAGAATGCACTTCTGTGAATGATTAATAAACCAAATCCATGTCTTACTTTTTGGTCTCTTTATTAGTACATTGTTTTTGCTCatattttcacaggtttaagtttaAAATCCAAAACTTTTTATGCCCTGAATAGATACATTTATCTCAAACtttggtcacaaatttgttaaaatcagtGTCAGTGAACAATtgtccttttccaagataatccaagATATACCCAACCAACCTCACAACAGCACAAGTTTGTTACCATGACGAACTGTGGTCAAGTCAAGACCCTGGTTAGGAAGACAAGCATGCATAGGAGCTTACCTGAGacagtttctgacagtgtgtgcCGAAATTCTTTG
Protein-coding sequences here:
- the si:ch211-120g10.1 gene encoding butyrophilin subfamily 3 member A3; protein product: MMQCFHFMVEPAKNLTAKIKESHKRAKNGKREPLDEDQLFVVDLARDLSRVCQRSAVLEHIWNLDDTWPTALCRMIILQWASMLESKKRPMQTDGWPEMDEVKQPDIFNEQDLLQAKNVILSWVKDLRAQPEQSVWPGEPVAKVLEDMQSAWRWGRAPNLLTAMELVFLTLLVQRPDKDTIPQQWLMWKQKTQKIGAISYIPQPVWDWITDAAVEVTLDLDTANPDLLISTDEKRMRCGFERKDVPNYHQRFDGWWCAVGVEGFTSGRHYWEVEVGERDWRLGVAKEAALRKGFKSLNTDTGYLSLRLERGTELKALTVPFTSLPPGLIPRKVGIYLDYDRGQLSFYDVDKHLHIYTYNESFDDKLFPLFGTVEIIKDLVIKSPAAKSQCLCPTSCLWG